Proteins from a genomic interval of Clostridium sp. M62/1:
- a CDS encoding response regulator transcription factor produces the protein MIKVFLVEDEPIIRKGIRDNIDWAANGFQFVGEGGDGEYAYPLILEMEPDILVTDVKMPFMDGLELSRLVKKALPDIKIVILSGYNEFDYAKEAIKMGISDYILKPVTSAALVEALKRVADTIREEREREKLLERYFASYKKYTEFLDQTDYRGVDRRLIEEFLKLGSVDECETFVEEYFAAVGENNYKSLLLRQYMVVDIFYCVQEFVRNLGIEEELPESFRDIKRIPQAITEVEKTKHYLVGLFGCALEVRDRVSSDRYGQVIREAKSFIKENFSRGDFSLNLVAAHIGVSPSYFSSIFRQETGQTFVEYLTRVRIDSACEMLKCTNLRTAEIGERAGYNDPHYFSSAFKKVMGMSPKEYKTSVRQG, from the coding sequence ATGATAAAGGTATTTCTGGTGGAGGACGAGCCGATTATCAGAAAAGGAATTCGTGATAATATTGACTGGGCGGCTAATGGATTTCAGTTTGTGGGAGAAGGGGGAGACGGGGAGTATGCCTATCCCCTGATTCTGGAGATGGAGCCGGACATCCTGGTTACAGATGTCAAGATGCCCTTTATGGACGGGCTGGAGCTGAGCAGGCTGGTAAAAAAAGCCCTTCCTGATATAAAGATTGTGATTTTAAGCGGATACAACGAGTTTGACTACGCCAAGGAAGCGATAAAGATGGGAATCAGCGACTATATCCTGAAGCCGGTGACCTCAGCGGCTCTCGTGGAGGCGTTAAAGCGGGTGGCCGATACGATCCGGGAGGAGAGAGAGAGGGAGAAGCTGCTGGAGCGGTATTTTGCCAGCTATAAAAAGTATACGGAATTTCTGGATCAGACGGACTACCGGGGAGTGGATCGGAGGCTGATTGAGGAATTTTTAAAACTGGGCTCTGTGGACGAGTGTGAGACATTTGTGGAGGAATATTTTGCGGCTGTGGGGGAGAACAACTATAAATCTCTGCTGCTTCGCCAGTATATGGTGGTAGATATTTTCTACTGTGTCCAGGAGTTTGTCAGAAATCTCGGAATCGAGGAGGAGCTGCCGGAGAGTTTTCGGGATATAAAGAGGATCCCCCAGGCGATTACAGAGGTGGAGAAAACAAAACACTATCTGGTGGGGTTGTTCGGATGTGCGCTGGAAGTCAGAGACAGAGTCTCCTCGGATCGGTATGGGCAGGTGATCCGCGAAGCCAAGAGCTTCATAAAGGAAAACTTTTCCAGGGGAGATTTTTCTTTAAACCTGGTAGCTGCCCATATTGGGGTAAGCCCCAGCTATTTCAGCTCCATTTTCCGGCAGGAAACGGGGCAGACCTTTGTGGAGTATCTGACGCGGGTGAGGATTGACAGCGCCTGTGAGATGCTCAAATGCACAAATCTCAGAACTGCAGAGATCGGTGAGCGTGCAGGATACAATGATCCCCACTACTTCAGCTCTGCCTTTAAAAAGGTTATGGGAATGTCGCCGAAGGAGTATAAGACGTCGGTCAGACAGGGGTAG
- a CDS encoding ABC transporter permease, with the protein MSGTLKNITSKRLFLPIFCLALVLLINVITTPDFFQISVRDGVLYGYIIDIINRASELVILAIGMTLVVSASAGTDISVGAIMAVSAAVCCNLLTGGERAATELAAPLFMGFGAALLVGILIGCFNGFLVAKLNIQPMVATLIMFTAGRGIAQLITDGQITYVRVDSYKLLGASFPGFPVPTPFIVAVIMVAVTALILKKTALGMYIQSVGINKRASRLIGIKAVFIIFLTYAYCGLCAGLSGLIASSRIYSADANNIGLNMELDAILAVAIGGNSLGGGKFSLAGSVIGAYTIQALTTTLYAMHVSSDQVPVYKAVVVVIIVALQSPGFARWKKSLSRKQEKMQLEGKEA; encoded by the coding sequence ATGAGTGGGACATTAAAAAATATTACGTCAAAGCGGCTGTTTCTGCCGATTTTCTGCCTGGCTCTGGTGCTTTTGATCAATGTGATTACCACGCCGGACTTTTTTCAGATCTCCGTGAGAGACGGAGTACTCTACGGATACATTATCGATATTATCAACCGTGCGTCAGAGCTTGTGATACTGGCAATCGGAATGACCCTGGTTGTCTCCGCCTCCGCCGGAACGGATATCTCCGTGGGCGCGATCATGGCTGTGAGTGCAGCAGTCTGCTGCAACCTGCTGACAGGCGGAGAGAGAGCCGCTACTGAGCTGGCAGCGCCTCTGTTCATGGGCTTTGGAGCAGCGCTCTTAGTGGGTATCCTCATCGGCTGCTTTAACGGTTTTCTCGTTGCAAAACTGAATATTCAGCCCATGGTGGCAACCCTTATTATGTTTACGGCAGGCCGCGGTATTGCCCAGCTGATTACAGACGGCCAGATTACCTATGTGAGGGTGGACAGCTATAAGCTGCTGGGCGCTTCGTTTCCGGGATTCCCGGTGCCCACGCCTTTTATTGTGGCAGTCATTATGGTGGCTGTGACGGCGCTGATTTTAAAGAAAACGGCTCTTGGAATGTACATACAGTCAGTAGGTATCAATAAACGGGCATCCAGGCTTATCGGAATCAAGGCCGTGTTTATTATTTTCCTTACTTATGCCTACTGCGGACTCTGTGCCGGACTGTCGGGACTGATTGCCTCCAGCCGTATCTACTCGGCGGATGCCAACAATATCGGACTGAACATGGAGCTGGACGCTATTCTGGCGGTGGCCATCGGCGGCAACTCCCTGGGCGGAGGAAAGTTTTCTCTGGCAGGCTCTGTGATCGGAGCCTATACGATCCAGGCCCTCACCACAACCCTGTACGCTATGCATGTATCTTCGGATCAGGTTCCTGTCTATAAGGCGGTTGTGGTTGTCATCATTGTGGCACTCCAGTCACCGGGATTTGCCAGATGGAAAAAATCTCTGTCCAGAAAGCAAGAGAAAATGCAGCTTGAGGGAAAGGAGGCTTAA
- a CDS encoding GntR family transcriptional regulator codes for MEQTEYRRIPAVTRIPLSEKAYRSLMESIVSGVLPPGTELREQHVAKQMGISATPVREAFKRLASDGLIEIIPYRGAVVKELDQREIEEAYACREALEHLAVEQVIERVSQEEIDKLYRMIEEFEQTEGVAEIARASQQFDDQIYQLTGNRILKNLLEMLKGVISRDRKYSAGSPERKHEICEEHRAIVDALAKRDVEAARRAVSTHIHNGRKYIEGKK; via the coding sequence ATGGAACAGACAGAATACAGGAGGATTCCAGCAGTTACCAGGATTCCTCTCAGTGAAAAAGCATACCGCTCCTTGATGGAGTCTATCGTCAGCGGTGTTTTGCCTCCCGGGACAGAGCTTAGGGAGCAGCATGTGGCAAAACAGATGGGAATCAGCGCTACCCCGGTACGGGAGGCATTCAAGCGGCTGGCAAGCGACGGGCTGATTGAGATTATTCCTTACCGCGGCGCAGTCGTAAAAGAGCTGGATCAGAGAGAAATTGAAGAGGCCTATGCCTGCCGTGAGGCGCTGGAGCACCTGGCGGTAGAGCAGGTAATCGAGAGAGTCAGCCAGGAGGAGATCGATAAGCTCTACCGGATGATCGAGGAGTTTGAACAGACAGAGGGGGTCGCGGAGATCGCCAGGGCGAGCCAGCAGTTTGACGATCAGATCTATCAGCTGACTGGAAACAGGATTCTCAAAAACCTGCTGGAAATGCTCAAGGGAGTGATCAGCAGGGACAGAAAATATTCCGCCGGAAGCCCGGAACGAAAGCATGAGATCTGCGAGGAGCATCGGGCCATTGTGGACGCTCTCGCGAAGCGTGATGTGGAGGCTGCCAGGAGAGCAGTGTCCACCCATATCCATAATGGAAGGAAATACATTGAGGGAAAAAAGTAA
- a CDS encoding sensor histidine kinase, with amino-acid sequence MRGQIKTGGDEKREIPRMRLTENSEERKEEQEGRQPVSNSGKEQERTGARRILYFFTLNRRMSLLILVTAIPLTCMVLGIVSLIREYSASYATIMSNLRIANEYNMKFKEDMEYSMYRVMIGLLKPEQFQDGDIIEGRTQYATIVKNPYNMIESARRDFESIERERGSDRDIKIRGLLSCLDSLETAVNKLMNASKETTPYDVQQSIWENDIQGLCSMIQDYINQYIYYETLRMERLQKDLETQTTRLLMIYLVLLAAVLTVGFAIAAAIARSVTGPVKDLTETARRLGQGDLKARAAMSGMAEINVLARTFNIMSDEIAGLMDKTRREQENLRVMELKLRQEQINPHFLYNTLDSIVWMAEGGNNRQVVEMTSDLSDFFRTVLSEGHDFITIAEEEQHIRSYLKIQKIRYEDVLDYRIEMEERIRSRVVLKMILQPIVENALYHGIKNKRGGGTISIRGYEDKNGIVFEVEDDGTGMDQETLSKLREKIKSGREGREEPVRKSGGFGLSNVAQRLSMYYGESSALVIESEKGVGTCVKLYLGQIPLSRREDEKSRTEQVRP; translated from the coding sequence ATGAGAGGGCAGATAAAAACAGGTGGAGATGAAAAAAGAGAGATTCCCCGCATGAGACTGACGGAAAACTCAGAAGAAAGAAAAGAGGAACAGGAGGGCAGACAGCCTGTGAGTAATTCCGGGAAAGAGCAGGAGAGAACAGGGGCCAGAAGGATTTTATATTTTTTTACGCTGAACCGGAGGATGAGTCTGCTGATTCTGGTGACAGCAATTCCTCTGACCTGCATGGTTTTGGGGATTGTCTCCCTGATCAGAGAATACTCGGCATCCTACGCCACGATTATGTCGAATCTGAGAATTGCCAATGAATACAATATGAAATTTAAGGAGGACATGGAGTATTCCATGTACCGGGTTATGATCGGGCTTTTGAAGCCGGAGCAGTTTCAGGACGGGGACATCATAGAGGGGAGAACCCAGTATGCTACGATAGTCAAGAATCCCTACAATATGATCGAGTCGGCCAGGAGGGATTTTGAGTCTATTGAGAGGGAGAGAGGCTCTGACAGAGATATTAAAATCAGAGGACTTTTATCCTGCCTGGATTCTCTGGAGACGGCGGTGAACAAGCTGATGAACGCCTCCAAGGAGACAACCCCCTACGATGTGCAGCAGTCTATCTGGGAGAATGATATTCAGGGACTCTGTTCCATGATTCAGGACTACATAAACCAGTATATCTATTATGAGACTCTGAGAATGGAGCGTCTGCAGAAGGATCTGGAAACCCAGACAACCCGGCTGCTCATGATATACCTGGTACTGCTGGCTGCGGTGCTGACTGTGGGATTTGCGATTGCGGCAGCGATTGCCCGTTCCGTGACAGGGCCGGTGAAAGATCTCACGGAGACGGCCCGCAGGCTGGGGCAGGGGGATCTGAAGGCCCGGGCGGCCATGAGCGGCATGGCAGAGATCAATGTTCTGGCGAGAACCTTTAATATTATGAGCGATGAAATTGCTGGGCTGATGGATAAGACCAGGAGGGAACAGGAGAATCTGCGTGTGATGGAGCTGAAGCTGAGGCAGGAGCAGATTAACCCTCATTTCCTCTACAATACTCTGGACTCCATTGTCTGGATGGCAGAAGGGGGAAACAACAGGCAGGTAGTGGAGATGACCTCGGATTTGAGCGACTTCTTCCGGACGGTGCTCTCTGAAGGACACGATTTCATCACCATCGCAGAGGAGGAACAGCATATCAGAAGCTATCTGAAAATCCAGAAGATCCGCTATGAGGATGTGCTGGACTACCGGATAGAGATGGAGGAGAGGATCCGCAGCAGGGTGGTGCTCAAGATGATCCTCCAGCCTATCGTGGAGAATGCCCTCTACCATGGAATTAAGAATAAACGAGGAGGAGGCACAATCTCCATCCGCGGATATGAGGATAAAAACGGGATTGTCTTCGAGGTAGAGGATGACGGAACCGGAATGGATCAGGAAACTCTCTCAAAACTGAGAGAAAAGATAAAGAGCGGCAGAGAGGGCAGGGAGGAGCCGGTCAGAAAGAGCGGAGGCTTCGGACTGAGCAACGTGGCCCAGAGGCTTTCCATGTACTATGGAGAATCGTCGGCCCTTGTGATTGAATCAGAGAAGGGTGTGGGCACCTGCGTAAAGCTGTATCTGGGGCAGATTCCCCTTTCCCGCCGGGAGGATGAGAAAAGCAGAACAGAGCAGGTGCGGCCATGA
- the gltS gene encoding sodium/glutamate symporter → MTEISFNVYYTIALAVLALMLGDFIKKRIYVLRKFCIPTPVVGGVLVALLITALNLSGTASVSLDSSFNEFFSLLFYAGIGYTASWKLLKKGGPQVILFLVLSSILVVFQNGLGIVICHIMGINPLIGMACGSIPMVGGNGTAAAWGPILESAGLDAGTTIATAAATFGLVAGALLGGPIGRFLIEKKHLKPGLETKEMKFGDKEEEAEIDEKRMTAAAYQILLTVGLGTLISYLLELTGLEFPASVGAMTAAAILRNIADHSDKLDLKLPELSIISNISLLVFLALSMMTMELWKLIDLAVPMFLILLAQMILITLYGIFVNFRFMGRNFDAAVMTVGMTGFGLGAVPTAMANMQVIESKYGSSPSAFFIVPLVGSLFINLVNSAIITGFLNFL, encoded by the coding sequence ATGACGGAGATTAGTTTCAATGTTTACTATACCATAGCGCTGGCAGTTCTGGCGCTGATGCTGGGCGATTTTATCAAAAAACGTATTTATGTGCTTCGAAAATTCTGCATTCCGACTCCGGTGGTGGGCGGTGTACTGGTTGCGCTTCTCATTACAGCTTTAAACCTGTCCGGCACGGCTTCTGTAAGTCTGGACAGCTCGTTCAATGAATTTTTCAGCCTGCTTTTTTATGCGGGAATTGGCTATACGGCAAGCTGGAAGCTGCTGAAAAAAGGAGGACCTCAGGTGATTCTGTTCCTGGTGCTCTCCAGTATTCTGGTTGTCTTCCAGAACGGCCTGGGAATTGTGATCTGCCATATAATGGGAATTAACCCTCTGATCGGTATGGCCTGCGGCTCGATCCCCATGGTAGGAGGAAACGGTACAGCCGCTGCCTGGGGGCCCATCCTGGAGAGTGCCGGGCTGGACGCCGGAACCACGATTGCCACAGCTGCCGCCACCTTCGGTCTGGTAGCAGGAGCGCTTCTGGGAGGACCCATTGGAAGGTTCCTCATCGAGAAAAAACATCTGAAACCCGGCTTGGAGACGAAAGAAATGAAGTTTGGAGATAAGGAGGAGGAAGCAGAGATTGATGAGAAGAGGATGACTGCCGCTGCCTATCAGATCCTGCTGACTGTGGGACTGGGGACGCTGATTTCCTACCTTCTGGAACTGACAGGGCTTGAATTTCCTGCCTCCGTGGGAGCCATGACTGCCGCTGCCATACTGAGAAATATCGCGGATCACTCAGATAAGCTGGATCTGAAGCTCCCGGAGCTGTCCATCATTTCCAATATATCTCTGCTGGTGTTCCTGGCCCTCTCCATGATGACCATGGAGCTGTGGAAACTGATTGACCTGGCAGTGCCCATGTTCCTTATCCTGCTGGCCCAGATGATTTTAATTACCCTGTATGGAATCTTTGTCAATTTCCGGTTTATGGGAAGAAACTTTGACGCCGCTGTGATGACGGTAGGAATGACAGGTTTCGGCCTTGGAGCTGTACCGACGGCTATGGCTAATATGCAGGTGATTGAGAGCAAGTACGGCTCCTCCCCCAGCGCATTCTTCATTGTGCCTCTCGTGGGAAGCCTGTTCATCAATCTGGTAAATTCTGCCATTATTACAGGATTTTTGAATTTTCTATAA
- a CDS encoding ABC transporter permease subunit produces the protein MKQRKKMNQNSFLLLITILLFFIMYGIGCVVFKDVGFAKTQNFLNLFISNAGLIVIGIGMTVVMITGGIDISVGSFVAMACMMLAWMMERGGIGAVPAVIIVLVTGVVFGLVQGFLVAYMDIQPFIVTLAGMFFARGMTAIISKDMISITNETFMAWAKAKIYLPFGGYLNKKGILIQPYIYPTVVIALLLVVLAFIMLKYTKFGRSLYAVGGNEQSAMMMGLNVRKVKLKAYVLDGFLCGVGGVLFCLNTLGGFVEQAKGFEMDAIASSVIGGTLLTGGVGNVFGTLFGVLIKATIEAFITFQGTLSSWWTRITIAALLCFFIVLQSVLAMIKKGGKQD, from the coding sequence ATGAAACAGAGAAAAAAAATGAATCAGAACAGCTTCCTTCTGCTTATCACGATTCTTCTGTTCTTTATTATGTACGGAATCGGCTGCGTGGTGTTTAAGGATGTTGGCTTTGCAAAAACACAGAACTTTTTGAACCTGTTTATCTCCAATGCGGGACTGATTGTCATCGGCATCGGAATGACAGTGGTTATGATCACGGGAGGCATTGACATCAGCGTGGGCTCCTTTGTGGCTATGGCCTGTATGATGCTTGCGTGGATGATGGAGCGGGGCGGAATCGGAGCAGTCCCCGCAGTGATCATTGTCCTTGTGACAGGCGTGGTATTCGGCCTGGTGCAGGGCTTCCTGGTAGCCTATATGGATATCCAGCCCTTTATTGTGACGCTGGCGGGAATGTTCTTTGCCAGAGGTATGACGGCGATTATTTCCAAGGATATGATAAGCATTACTAATGAAACTTTCATGGCATGGGCGAAGGCCAAGATCTATCTTCCCTTCGGAGGCTACTTAAATAAAAAGGGAATTCTGATCCAGCCGTATATTTACCCGACGGTTGTCATTGCCCTGCTTCTGGTGGTGCTGGCATTTATCATGCTCAAGTATACGAAGTTCGGCCGCAGCCTTTACGCCGTGGGAGGCAACGAGCAGTCTGCCATGATGATGGGACTGAATGTGCGGAAGGTGAAGCTGAAAGCTTACGTGCTGGACGGATTTCTCTGCGGCGTGGGCGGCGTGCTGTTCTGCCTGAATACGCTGGGCGGCTTTGTGGAGCAGGCAAAGGGCTTTGAGATGGACGCCATCGCCTCCTCTGTTATCGGCGGAACTCTCCTGACAGGAGGTGTGGGAAATGTCTTCGGAACGCTGTTCGGTGTTCTGATTAAGGCTACCATCGAGGCTTTTATCACCTTCCAGGGAACTCTGTCCTCCTGGTGGACCAGAATCACCATTGCAGCTCTTCTCTGCTTCTTCATCGTGCTCCAATCTGTGCTGGCCATGATCAAGAAGGGCGGAAAGCAGGATTAG
- a CDS encoding aminopeptidase, with protein sequence MENIYMSRGADKVVNTCMKVRPGEQILIVTELSRLSIAQALASEVYRAGAEPAVCIMEPRKRDGEEPPKEIAAAMLASDGFISVVGKSITHTEAVKSAIGAGSRGLVLTHFTEEMMIHGGIEGDFEKLKPLCINMAEAMAGAKKIVLTSPGGTHLEYSAEGRRGNHLYCMVEKGQFSTLPTVEANVSPVEGSANGIIVADGSIPYIGIGVLEEPVTLRVENGRIVEITGGRQAKMLADDLASKNDPNVYNIAEHGVGLNPKCRFCGFMLEDEGVFGTCHIGIGTSITLGGKVKASCHYDVIMKNGTIVADGRVLMENGVPKI encoded by the coding sequence ATGGAAAACATTTATATGTCCAGAGGAGCAGACAAGGTGGTCAACACGTGTATGAAGGTCCGGCCAGGAGAGCAGATCCTGATTGTGACGGAGCTGTCCAGACTGAGCATCGCCCAGGCACTGGCCTCGGAGGTTTACCGGGCAGGGGCAGAGCCGGCCGTCTGCATCATGGAGCCGCGAAAGAGGGACGGAGAGGAGCCGCCGAAGGAAATTGCAGCAGCCATGCTGGCGAGCGACGGATTTATTTCGGTGGTTGGAAAATCCATCACCCATACAGAGGCGGTAAAATCGGCGATAGGGGCAGGCTCCCGGGGACTCGTTCTGACCCATTTTACGGAAGAGATGATGATTCACGGGGGAATCGAGGGAGATTTCGAGAAGCTGAAGCCGCTGTGCATCAATATGGCGGAGGCTATGGCAGGAGCCAAAAAAATTGTGCTGACCTCTCCGGGAGGAACACATCTGGAGTATTCTGCCGAGGGGCGCAGAGGAAACCATCTGTACTGCATGGTGGAAAAAGGGCAGTTTTCTACGCTTCCCACTGTTGAGGCAAACGTATCCCCGGTTGAGGGAAGCGCCAATGGAATTATTGTGGCAGACGGAAGCATCCCCTACATCGGGATCGGCGTGCTGGAGGAGCCGGTGACGCTCCGGGTAGAAAATGGAAGGATTGTGGAGATCACGGGAGGACGTCAGGCCAAAATGCTGGCAGACGATCTGGCATCCAAGAATGATCCGAACGTATATAATATAGCGGAGCATGGCGTGGGGCTGAATCCCAAGTGCCGTTTCTGCGGGTTTATGCTGGAGGACGAGGGAGTTTTCGGAACCTGCCATATCGGAATCGGAACGAGTATTACACTGGGAGGAAAGGTAAAGGCCAGCTGTCACTACGATGTGATTATGAAAAATGGAACTATCGTGGCAGACGGAAGAGTTCTGATGGAAAATGGAGTGCCGAAAATCTGA
- a CDS encoding sugar ABC transporter ATP-binding protein has translation MEQGSVLEMRHIYKTFPGVKALQNVDFTLKKGEIHALMGENGAGKSTLIKVLTGVEEFETGEIRVDGIEGNVVNRSPQEAQKRGISTVYQEINLCPNLTVAENLFIGREPRKGGFIDWKEMNRRSAKLLEELDIHADVTKTIDNYSIAIQQMIAIARAVDMSAKVLILDEPTSSLDDGEVEKLFSLMRRLKGEGVGIIFVTHFLEQVYAVCDKITVLRNGQLVGQYTTAELPRVQLVARMMGKDFDDLASIKTEKTEIRESEEDLVIKAVGLGKKGYIKPFDLVIRKGEVVGFTGLLGSGRSETVRLLYGAEKADSGELFVKGQKHLAKNPLSSMNCGMAYLPEDRKNEGIIADLSVRENLILALQAKRGVFRLLSRKQQEEFTDKYIEMLQIKTASRETPIKSLSGGNQQKVIIGRWLLTNPDFLILDEPTRGIDVGTKTEIQKLVVELAKKGMAVVFISSEIEEMLRTCDRMVVMRDSTKVGELYGDEMNQASIMATIAGGQ, from the coding sequence ATGGAACAGGGCAGCGTGCTAGAAATGAGACACATTTATAAAACGTTTCCGGGCGTGAAGGCTCTCCAGAACGTAGATTTTACCCTGAAAAAGGGAGAGATCCATGCACTGATGGGAGAGAACGGAGCAGGAAAATCCACGCTCATCAAGGTGCTTACGGGAGTGGAGGAGTTTGAGACGGGAGAGATCCGCGTTGACGGCATAGAAGGAAACGTCGTAAACAGAAGTCCCCAGGAGGCGCAGAAGAGAGGAATCAGCACCGTTTACCAGGAGATTAACCTCTGTCCGAATCTGACGGTTGCGGAAAATCTCTTCATTGGAAGAGAGCCGAGAAAGGGAGGCTTTATTGACTGGAAGGAAATGAACCGCCGTTCGGCAAAGCTCTTAGAGGAGCTGGATATTCATGCGGATGTAACGAAGACAATCGACAATTATTCCATTGCCATCCAGCAGATGATCGCTATTGCGAGGGCAGTGGATATGTCGGCGAAGGTTCTGATCCTGGATGAGCCCACGTCCTCCCTGGATGACGGCGAGGTAGAAAAGCTGTTCTCCCTGATGCGCAGGCTCAAGGGAGAAGGGGTAGGCATCATTTTTGTCACCCACTTCTTAGAGCAGGTGTATGCAGTCTGCGACAAGATCACAGTTCTTCGAAACGGCCAGCTGGTGGGGCAGTACACAACGGCGGAGCTTCCCAGAGTACAGCTTGTGGCCAGAATGATGGGGAAGGATTTTGACGATCTGGCATCCATCAAGACAGAGAAAACAGAGATCCGGGAGAGCGAGGAGGATCTGGTTATCAAGGCGGTAGGCCTTGGAAAGAAGGGGTACATAAAGCCCTTTGATCTGGTTATCAGAAAGGGAGAGGTCGTAGGCTTTACGGGACTTCTCGGCTCCGGGCGATCCGAGACTGTAAGACTCCTGTACGGGGCGGAGAAGGCTGACTCCGGAGAACTTTTTGTGAAAGGACAGAAGCATCTGGCAAAGAACCCCCTCTCCTCCATGAACTGCGGTATGGCCTATCTTCCCGAGGATCGGAAAAACGAGGGAATCATTGCAGATCTCTCTGTGAGGGAGAATCTGATCCTGGCCCTCCAGGCTAAGAGAGGTGTGTTCAGGCTCCTTTCCAGAAAGCAGCAGGAGGAGTTCACGGACAAATACATCGAGATGCTGCAGATTAAGACTGCCAGCCGGGAGACGCCGATTAAATCCCTGTCGGGAGGAAATCAGCAGAAGGTTATCATCGGAAGATGGCTTCTTACAAATCCGGATTTCCTGATTCTCGACGAGCCTACAAGGGGAATCGATGTTGGAACCAAGACAGAAATCCAGAAGCTGGTGGTGGAGCTGGCCAAGAAGGGCATGGCTGTGGTATTTATCTCCTCCGAGATTGAGGAGATGCTCAGAACCTGCGATCGCATGGTCGTAATGAGGGACAGCACTAAGGTAGGCGAGCTTTACGGCGATGAGATGAATCAGGCCAGCATTATGGCAACCATTGCGGGAGGTCAGTGA
- a CDS encoding ABC transporter substrate-binding protein, protein MKKRFLSIALMMAMSASLIACSSQAEAPAETTAAGTEAADTEAASEAGEEAAADTADGDLITVGYAQVGAESDWRTANTESFKSTFTEENGYKLIFDDAQQKQENQIKAIRSFIQQDVDYIVVAPVVETGWETVLEEAKEAGIPVILSDRQMQVSDDSLYECWVGGNFIKEGETCGNWLADYLESQGRADEDINIVTIQGTIGASAQIGRTEGFGNILEQHPNWHMLDMQSGDFTQAKGQEVMESFLKSYDDIDVVVCENDNSAFGAIDAIKAAGKTCGPDGDIIVVGFDSVKAAFESMIAGDMNATFECNPLHGPRVDEIIQKLEAGEEVEKIQYVDEGYFDTTMDLESILETRAY, encoded by the coding sequence ATGAAAAAGAGATTCTTATCAATCGCTCTGATGATGGCTATGTCAGCATCCCTGATCGCGTGCAGCTCTCAGGCAGAAGCACCGGCTGAGACAACAGCAGCAGGAACAGAGGCAGCTGACACAGAGGCAGCTTCTGAGGCAGGAGAGGAAGCAGCTGCCGATACAGCTGACGGCGATCTGATTACAGTGGGCTATGCACAGGTTGGCGCTGAGTCTGACTGGAGAACAGCTAACACAGAGTCCTTTAAGTCCACTTTCACAGAGGAGAACGGCTACAAGCTGATCTTTGATGATGCACAGCAGAAACAGGAAAATCAGATTAAGGCAATCCGTTCCTTCATCCAGCAGGATGTAGATTACATAGTTGTTGCCCCTGTTGTAGAGACAGGATGGGAGACAGTTCTCGAGGAGGCCAAGGAAGCAGGAATTCCGGTTATCCTTTCTGACCGTCAGATGCAGGTTTCCGATGACAGCCTGTATGAGTGCTGGGTAGGAGGAAACTTCATCAAAGAGGGCGAGACCTGCGGAAACTGGCTGGCTGATTACCTGGAGTCTCAGGGAAGAGCAGACGAGGACATCAACATCGTTACTATTCAGGGTACCATCGGCGCTTCTGCACAGATTGGACGTACAGAGGGATTCGGAAACATTCTGGAGCAGCATCCAAACTGGCATATGCTTGACATGCAGTCCGGAGACTTCACACAGGCTAAGGGCCAGGAAGTTATGGAGTCCTTCTTAAAGAGCTACGATGATATTGACGTAGTTGTATGCGAGAACGACAACTCCGCATTTGGTGCAATCGATGCCATCAAGGCAGCAGGAAAGACCTGCGGACCGGACGGAGACATCATCGTTGTAGGTTTCGACTCTGTAAAAGCTGCATTTGAGTCTATGATCGCAGGCGACATGAATGCTACCTTCGAGTGCAACCCGCTTCACGGACCTCGTGTAGATGAGATTATTCAGAAGTTAGAGGCAGGAGAGGAAGTAGAGAAGATTCAGTACGTTGACGAGGGATACTTCGACACAACAATGGATCTGGAGTCCATCCTGGAGACAAGAGCATACTAA